A single region of the Dryobates pubescens isolate bDryPub1 chromosome 11, bDryPub1.pri, whole genome shotgun sequence genome encodes:
- the PRPF38B gene encoding pre-mRNA-splicing factor 38B: MANNSPAVGAGNCQGQQAAQHQPGAVPPTQQQLQSGPPKPAASGKQGNVLPLWGNEKTMNLNPMILTNILSSPYFKVQLYELKTYHEVVDEIYFKVTHVEPWEKGSRKTAGQTGMCGGVRGVGTGGIVSTAFCLLYKLFTLKLTRKQVMGLITHTDSPYIRALGFMYIRYTQPPTDLWDWFESFLDDEEDLDVKAGGGCVMTIGEMLRSFLTKLEWFSTLFPRIPVPVQKTIDQQIKSRPRKIKKDGKEGMEEIDRHAERRRSRSPRRSISPRRSPRRSRSRSHHREGHGSSSFDRELERERERQRLEREAKEREKERRRSRSADRALERRRSRSRDRYRSRSRSRDRKGDRRDRDREREKENERSRRKERDYDKERGSEREKDRSRDRDRSRERSKERKSKGDLEERRHKDDKDDKKHRDDRRDSKKERKHSRSRSRERRHRSRSRSKNTGKRSRSRSKEKSSKHKTESKERSNKRSRSRSRGRTDSVEKSRKRDQSPSKEKARKRSRSKERSHKHDHSDSKDHADKHDRRRSQSTERESQEKQQKNKDETV, translated from the exons ATGGCCAACAACAGCCCCGCTGTCGGCGCCGGGAACTGCCAGGGGCAACAGGCggctcagcaccagcctggcGCCGTCCCGCcgacccagcagcagcttcagagcgGACCCCCCAAGCCGGCGGCCTCAGGGAAACAGGGCAACGTGCTGCCGCTGTGGGGAAATGAGAAGACCATGAACTTAAACCCCATGATCCTCACTAACATCCTCTCGTCGCCCTATTTCAAGGTGCAGCTCTACGAGCTCAAGACTTACCATGAAGTAGTGGACGAGATCTACTTCAAG GTCACACATGTTGAACCATGGGAAAAAGGGAGCAGGAAAACAGCAGGCCAGACAGGGATGTGTGGCGGG GTACGtggtgttggaactggaggaaTTGTGTCTACTGCCTTTTGTCTGCTCTACAAATTATTTACACTGAAACTAACTCGTAAGCAAGTCATGGGCCTTATAACTCACACAGACTCTCCATATATTAGGGCTCTTGGATTTATGTATATTAG GTATACACAACCACCTACTGATCTATGGGACTGGTTTGAATCCTTTCTTGATGATGAAGAG GATCTGGATGTgaaggcaggtgggggttgcgtTATGACCATCGGGGAGATGCTTCGTTCCTTCCTTACTAAGCTTGAATGGTTTTCCACGTTGTTTCCAAGAATTCCTGTGCCAGTCCAGAAAACCATTGACCAGCAAATTAAAAGCAGACCTAGAAAAATCAAGAAAGATGGCAAGGAGGGAATGGAAGAAATAGACCGGCACGCAGAACGTAGACGTTCAAG GTCTCCAAGACGATCCATCAGTCCAAGGAGGTCACCGAGAAGATCCAGAAGTAGAAGTCATCATCGAGAAGGGCATGGATCATCTAGTTTTGATAGAGAgctagaaagagaaagagaacgGCAGAGATTAGAACGCGAAgctaaggagagagaaaaagaaaggcggAGATCTCGAAGTGCTGATCGTGCACTAGAACGGAGGCGAAGCAGAAGCAGGGACAGATACAGGAGCCGGAGCCGAAGTCGTGACAgaaaaggagacagaagagACAGGGATAGGGAGcgagagaaagaaaatgaacgGAGccggagaaaagagagagattatGATAAGGAAAGAGgtagtgagagagagaaagatagatctagagatagagatagatctAGAGAAAGatcaaaagaaaggaaaagtaagGGTGATCTAGAAGAGAGAAGGCACAAGGATGACAAGGATGACAAGAAACACAGGGATGACAGGAGGGATtccaaaaaagagagaaagcatAGTAGAAGTCGAAGCCGGGAAAGAAGGCATAGGAGTAGGAGCCGAAGTAAGAACACAGGTAAGCGCAGCAGAAGTAGGAGCAAAGAAAAATCAAGTAAACATAAAACTGAAAGTAAGGAGAGATCAAATAAAAGAAGTAGAAGTagaagcagaggaaggacaGATAGTGTTGAGAAGTCCAGAAAACGAGACCAGAGTCCCAGCAAAGAAAAAGCTAGAAAGCGTAGCAGAAGCAAAGAACGTTCCCACAAACACGATCACAGTGACAGCAAGGACCATGCAGACAAACACGATCGTCGCAGGAGCCAAAGCACGGAACGAGAGAGCcaagaaaagcaacagaaaaacaaagatgAGACTGTGTGA
- the FNDC7 gene encoding fibronectin type III domain-containing protein 7, whose protein sequence is MCGAKSKSLIFIGLLFICLEKIFSANTGFSVSVYNVTSQSIHLRWPKFSGASSYRVTATAVNAVGHSLLAHFSDTLKGSLTSLIPNTVYTIQAEAIDKNGIILAETQIIQSTAPDIPIIDQAYSKLSNSITVEWRAVPGATSYLLTAQEGDSFIEAVVTDSPGTVTGLKPATLYRITIRSINSGGKSQPSPFRKTKTVLAAPILSVSSPTCDSIAVSWKAVYMAAGFSVSLIRSDGLGTMLKENTTNTSLIFTNLDPGTLYSIKAYAWNANGIPGDDFTYNQRTSPNTPADVQVAFNSGALRAIVSWMPSEGALTYSVTASSGLLKLTCNTSSASCMMPSLQCGSEYYVSVTAYNDAGSSKPTDAVSLKTVPCAPVNISIEEDEPGHLLVSWSNVSFGHYYVVFVKSDDGLEVHCNTSHPQCHFQSDCGFTYFISVFAYNKAGQSPLGNVFNYTTAPCCPSDLRAAFVSSDTVQVTWAPVRGAEAYETRAVGWGGTVLCNDTATACTLSALQCDTRYEITVYSFSEARGSNTSCASKYVATAPCSPEIKNISKEAHSVISVHWQSNNEAATYIVTARGGAGLWHCTSFGNSCTLIDLPCGSAFSVSAIARSPAGESLPSYSVPLETAPCCPDDLILTQVTQSVTNISWTVGMGAKTYVTTLESPKGQAKCHTLQNHCLLGCITCSTNYTVSLKAISETGVASSCTYQGYSSSACCPSGVKLYRLSNNGIRVYWQVSDVTTNYNTDLRGSKGNFTCTPTSGQSHCDITKIPCGDIYTVVVAPVTDKRTKLTFCPKKIYSVTCSGSSVGMVIYRGKSTAEQHI, encoded by the exons gtttCTCTGTGTCTGTATACAATGTGACATCACAAAGCATTCATCTCAGATGGCCCAAGTTCTCAGGAGCCTCTTCTTACAGAGTCACAGCTACAGCTGTGAATGCTGTAGGCCATTCATTACTGGCTCATTTTAGTGATACACTGAAAGGAAGTCTGACTTCATTAATTCCCAATACTGTTTATACTATACAAGCAGAAGCCATTGACAAGAATGGAATTATTCTTGCAGAAACACAGATCATACAGTCAACAG CTCCAGACATACCTATTATTGACCAAGCTTATTCAAAACTTAGCAACAGCATCACAGTGGAATGGAGAGCGGTGCCTGGGGCTACTAGTTACCTGCTGACTGCACAAGAAGGAGATTCCTTCATTGAAGCTGTGGTTACAGATtctccaggcacagtgacagGACTGAAACCTGCCACCTTGTACAGAATCACTATCAGATCTATAAATTCAGGAGGAAAAAGCCAGCCTTCAcctttcagaaaaacaaaaacag TCCTGGCTGCTCCAATTCTGTCTGTTAGTTCTCCTACCTGTGACTCCATTGCAGTGAGCTGGAAAGCTGTGTATATGGCAGCTGGATTCTCTGTGTCCCTCATAAGATCAGATGGTTTGGGCACAATGCTGAAGGAGAATACCACCAATACCTCCTTGATATTTACAAATCTAGATCCAGGAACTCTCTATAGTATCAAGGCATATGCCTGGAATGCTAATGGGATACCAGGAGATGATTTCACATATAACCAAAGAACAA GTCCTAATACACCAGCAGATGTTCAAGTAGCTTTTAATAGTGGTGCTTTAAGAGCTATTGTTTCTTGGATGCCATCAGAAGGGGCTCTGACTTACAGTGTGACAGCCTCCAGTGGACTCTTGAAACTGACGTGTAACACATCATCTGCCTCCTGCATGATGCCATCACTCCAGTGTGGCTCTGAATATTATGTTTCTGTCACAGCATACAATGATGCTGGATCCAGTAAGCCTACTGATGCAGTAAGCTTAAAAACTG TTCCTTGTGCACCAGTAAATATATCAATTGAAGAGGATGAACCTGGACATTTGTTAGTATCGTGGTCTAATGTCAGTTTTGGTCATTACTATGTGGTTTTTGTGAAGAGTGATGATGGCCTGGAAGTGCACTGCAACACATCACATCCTCAATGCCATTTCCAGTCAGACTGTGGCTTCACTTACTTCATTAGTGTCTTTGCATATAACAAAGCAGGGCAGAGTCCTTTGGGTAATGTATTCAATTATACCACTG ctccttgctgccccAGCGACCTGAGGGCTGCCTTTGTGTCGAGCGACACAGTGCAGGTCACCTGGGCTCCTGTCCGCGGTGCTGAAGCGTACGAAACGAGAGCCGTGGGCTGGGGCGGCACCGTGCTCTGCAACGACACCGCCACGGCCTGCACCTTGTCGGCTCTGCAGTGCGACACCCGCTACGAGATCACCGTTTATTCCTTCAGTGAGGCCAGGGGCAGCAACACGTCCTGTGCATCCAAGTATGTGGCAACAG ctccctgcagtcctgaaataaaaaatatctCAAAGGAAGCTCATTCTGTAATCAGTGTGCACTGGCAATCAAACAACGAAGCAGCTACCTATATTGTCACTGCCAGAGGAGGGGCTGGACTTTGGCATTGCACAAGCTTTGGAAATTCCTGTACCCTGATTGATCTTCCCTGTGGATCTGCTTTCTCTGTTAGTGCTATAGCAAGATCACCAGCAGGAGAGAGCTTACCAAGCTACAGTGTGCCTTTAGAGACTG cTCCTTGTTGCCCTGATGACCTGATACTAACCCAAGTGACGCAGTCTGTAACAAATATCAGCTGGACTgttgggatgggtgcaaaaactTATGTAACAACACTGGAGTCTCCAAAAGGGCAGGCAAAGTGTCACACTCTCCAAAACCACTgtctcctgggatgcattaCATGCAGTACCAACTATACAGTATCTCTGAAAGCTATCAGTGAAACAGGTGTGGCATCCAGTTGCACATATCAAGGATATTCTTCCA GTGCTTGCTGCCCTTCTGGGGTGAAGCTATATAGACTCAGCAATAATGGCATCAGAGTATACTGGCAAGTTTCTGATGTAACAACAAACTACAACACTGATTTACGTGGCTCAAAAGGCAACTTTACCTGTACCCCTACCTCAGGTCAAAGTCACTGTGACATCACCAAGATACCTTGTGGGGATATCTACACAGTGGTAGTAGCTCCAGTTACTGATAAGAGAACGAAGCTTACATTTTGTcctaaaaaaatatattcag TAACCTGTTCTGGAAGCTCTGTTGGAATGG TGATTTATAGAGGAAAGAGCACTGCAGAACAGCATATCTAG